A stretch of the Mycobacterium shigaense genome encodes the following:
- the murD gene encoding UDP-N-acetylmuramoyl-L-alanine--D-glutamate ligase, which yields MSGLDPLAPGAPVLIAGARVTGRAILAALQRFGAAPTLCDDDPAMLRPYAESGVATVDPASAAARIAGYALVVTSPGFHPSAPVLAAAAAAGVPIWGDVELAWRLDSAGRYGPPRRWLVVTGTNGKTTTTSMLHAMLTAGGVRSVLCGNIGDPVLDVLEQPADVLAVELSSFQLFWAPSLRPEAGVVLNIAEDHLDWHSTMAEYTAAKARVLDGRVAVVGLDDARAAALLDTAAAPVQAGFRLGEPAAGELGVRDGQLVDRAFADDLTLLPVDSIPVPGPVGVLDALAAAALARCVDVPAVAIAAAIASFRVGRHRAEVVLVADGIRYVDDSKATNPHAAEASILAYPRVVWVAGGLLKGASVDAEVARVASRLVGAVLIGQDRQEVAEALSRHAPDVPVVQVVTGEDAGMNATVVIPGADVTDESDVKLGTRVMTAVVAAARELAKPGDTVLLAPAGASFDQFTGYADRGDAFAAAVRAAQQ from the coding sequence GTGAGCGGGCTCGACCCCCTAGCGCCCGGTGCGCCCGTGCTGATCGCCGGCGCGCGGGTGACCGGACGGGCAATCCTGGCCGCGCTGCAGCGATTCGGCGCCGCGCCGACCCTGTGCGACGACGATCCGGCCATGCTGCGCCCGTATGCCGAAAGCGGAGTCGCGACAGTCGATCCCGCGAGCGCGGCCGCCCGGATCGCCGGCTACGCGCTGGTGGTCACCAGTCCCGGGTTTCATCCGTCGGCGCCCGTGCTGGCGGCGGCCGCGGCGGCGGGCGTCCCCATCTGGGGCGACGTCGAATTGGCCTGGCGCCTGGACTCCGCGGGTCGCTACGGGCCGCCGCGCCGCTGGTTGGTGGTGACCGGGACCAACGGCAAGACGACGACGACATCGATGCTGCACGCCATGCTGACGGCGGGCGGCGTGCGCAGCGTGCTGTGCGGCAACATCGGCGATCCGGTGCTCGACGTCCTCGAACAGCCCGCCGACGTGCTGGCCGTCGAGCTGTCGAGCTTCCAACTGTTCTGGGCGCCGTCGCTGCGGCCCGAGGCGGGGGTGGTGCTCAACATCGCCGAGGACCATCTGGATTGGCATTCGACGATGGCGGAGTACACCGCGGCGAAGGCCCGGGTGCTCGATGGCCGGGTGGCCGTCGTCGGCCTCGACGACGCCCGGGCCGCCGCCCTGCTGGACACCGCGGCCGCGCCGGTGCAGGCCGGTTTCCGGCTCGGCGAACCGGCGGCCGGGGAGCTCGGGGTGCGCGACGGGCAGCTGGTCGACCGCGCCTTCGCCGACGACCTGACGCTGCTGCCGGTCGACTCGATCCCCGTGCCGGGGCCCGTCGGCGTGCTCGACGCGCTGGCCGCCGCGGCGCTGGCCCGCTGCGTGGACGTGCCCGCGGTGGCGATCGCGGCGGCGATCGCCTCGTTCCGGGTGGGCCGGCATCGGGCCGAGGTGGTGCTCGTCGCCGACGGCATCCGATACGTCGACGATTCCAAGGCCACCAACCCGCACGCCGCCGAGGCGTCGATCCTGGCCTACCCCCGCGTGGTGTGGGTGGCCGGCGGTCTGCTGAAGGGCGCATCGGTCGATGCCGAGGTGGCCCGAGTCGCGTCGCGGCTGGTCGGCGCCGTGCTCATTGGCCAGGATCGCCAAGAGGTTGCAGAGGCGTTATCGCGACACGCGCCGGATGTCCCCGTCGTCCAGGTTGTGACAGGCGAGGATGCTGGTATGAATGCGACTGTTGTGATTCCTGGTGCAGATGTGACAGATGAGTCTGATGTGAAACTCGGCACCCGGGTCATGACCGCGGTGGTCGCCGCGGCCCGGGAGCTGGCCAAGCCGGGCGACACCGTGTTGCTGGCGCCGGCGGGCGCATCGTTCGACCAGTTCACCGGTTACGCCGACCGCGGTGACGCCTTCGCGGCGGCCGTCCGCGCGGCGCAGCAGTAG
- the mraY gene encoding phospho-N-acetylmuramoyl-pentapeptide-transferase codes for MRQILIAVAIALMVSILLTPALIRLFTRQGFGHQTREDGPPSHHAKRGTPSMGGVAIVAGIWAGYLGTHLAGLAFDGEGVSASGLLVLGLATVLGGVGFLDDLIKIRRSRNLGLNKTAKTVGQISAAVLFGVLVLGFHNASGLTPGSPDLSYVREIATVTLTPALFVLFCVVIVTSWSNAVNFTDGLDGLAAGTMAMVTGAYVLVTFWQYRNACVTAPGLGCYNVRDPLDLAIVAAATAGACIGFLWWNAAPAKIFMGDTGSLALGGIIAGLSVTSRTEILAVVLGSLFVAEAGSVVLQILAFRTTGRRVFRMAPFHHHFELSGWAETTVIIRFWLLTAITCGLGVALFYGEWLGAVGA; via the coding sequence GTGAGGCAGATCCTGATCGCCGTCGCCATCGCGCTGATGGTGTCGATCCTGTTAACGCCCGCGCTGATCCGGCTGTTCACCCGCCAGGGCTTCGGCCATCAGACGCGCGAGGACGGCCCGCCCAGCCACCACGCCAAACGCGGCACCCCGTCGATGGGTGGCGTCGCCATCGTGGCAGGCATCTGGGCGGGTTACCTGGGCACCCACCTGGCCGGGCTGGCGTTCGACGGCGAGGGCGTGTCCGCGTCCGGTCTGCTGGTGCTGGGCCTGGCAACCGTCCTGGGCGGCGTCGGCTTCCTCGACGACCTGATCAAGATCCGGCGCTCGCGCAACCTCGGGCTGAACAAGACCGCCAAGACGGTCGGGCAGATCAGCGCCGCGGTGCTGTTCGGGGTGCTGGTGCTGGGATTCCACAATGCCAGTGGCCTGACGCCGGGCAGCCCCGATCTGTCCTACGTGCGTGAGATCGCCACCGTCACGCTGACTCCCGCGCTGTTCGTGCTGTTCTGCGTGGTCATCGTCACTTCCTGGTCCAACGCGGTGAACTTCACCGACGGCCTGGACGGGTTGGCCGCCGGCACCATGGCGATGGTCACCGGCGCCTACGTGCTGGTCACCTTCTGGCAGTACCGCAACGCGTGCGTCACCGCGCCGGGCCTGGGCTGCTACAACGTGCGCGACCCGCTGGACCTGGCGATCGTGGCGGCCGCCACCGCGGGCGCCTGCATCGGCTTTCTGTGGTGGAACGCCGCGCCGGCCAAGATCTTCATGGGAGACACCGGCTCGCTGGCGCTCGGCGGCATCATCGCGGGCCTGTCGGTCACCAGCCGCACCGAAATCCTGGCGGTGGTGCTGGGTTCGTTGTTCGTCGCCGAGGCCGGCTCGGTGGTGCTGCAGATACTGGCCTTCCGCACGACCGGGCGACGGGTATTCCGGATGGCGCCCTTCCACCACCACTTCGAGTTGAGCGGCTGGGCCGAAACCACGGTGATCATCCGCTTCTGGCTGCTTACCGCGATCACCTGTGGCCTGGGCGTGGCGCTGTTCTACGGTGAGTGGCTCGGCGCAGTCGGGGCCTGA